The Desulfoscipio gibsoniae DSM 7213 genome contains a region encoding:
- a CDS encoding benzylsuccinate synthase subunit beta, giving the protein MAETLKLTHRSADIRLEPGTSKPCLKCKWGIEDPTDPSKGQCIGSRTKMGSIWKRLIKDYYNMTCDKFEEGEVYFRDHV; this is encoded by the coding sequence ATGGCTGAAACATTAAAACTTACACATAGATCAGCCGACATCAGGCTTGAGCCGGGGACATCAAAACCTTGCTTAAAATGTAAATGGGGAATTGAGGATCCGACGGACCCCTCTAAAGGTCAATGCATTGGATCCCGTACCAAAATGGGCAGCATCTGGAAAAGGCTAATCAAAGATTATTATAATATGACCTGTGATAAATTTGAAGAAGGCGAAGTTTATTTCAGAGACCACGTATAA